One Maniola hyperantus chromosome 17, iAphHyp1.2, whole genome shotgun sequence DNA window includes the following coding sequences:
- the LOC117989839 gene encoding myogenesis-regulating glycosidase-like isoform X2, with the protein MLRTVVFASLAACALAVSLNVVSQSDLTVHLQDHTNGGLDVIVQRKNSSNTLMWIGRNAGAATAASSGNGEVVVNFASNQSVRISSRQILEPRKGHVISIEWTAPVSGRLVDCLNLGSIPWYGGPQQKRQLWPIDQLVLPEYSYVTKEADNCGIAEPYWLGSQGIYLFLDKKVPLFVDQNVIQQNTTCFVAEVKAPYSTKRNRLEMSYVIGIFDNVREAHEHAVATVLGKPTGYPDEKMLKSPIWSTWARYKSAVNHDVVLAFADEINRYNFTNSQFEIDDLWEICYGSLTVDVARFPNMSNTVSALKAKGFRVTIWMHPFMNKNCEPWYTDALNDGYLVVSEDGSEETSWWNDNGTTAAYVDYTKPEARKWYSDRVQMLHDQYGIDSFKFDGGESSWSPQIPVLQSDIDGQPSAITTEYVKSVAQFGSMVEVRSGYRTQNLPIFVRMIDKDSYFTFENGLPTLITTLLQMNLNGYTLVLPDMIGGNGYNNTTPSKELFIRWLQANVFMPSMQFSYVPWDYDNETVLISRELVALHERYTPDIIKACQRSVAEGAPVNAPVWWIAPNDTTAHAIWDEFLLGEDILAAPVVTQGATTRDIYIPIGRWLEQGNTSSVHEGPIWIRNYPAPLNVLPYFIRDHRVIVNSASTSCVAILLVLLGLVINIYFY; encoded by the exons ATGTTGCGCACAGTTG TGTTTGCGTCGCTCGCCGCGTGCGCGCTGGCCGTCAGCTTGAACGTGGTCAGCCAATCCGACCTCACCGTGCACCTGCAGGACCATACCAACGGAGGGCTTGACGTCATAGTGCAGAGAA AAAATTCATCAAACACTCTCATGTGGATAGGCCGTAACGCCGGCGCGGCCACCGCGGCTAGCTCAGGCAACGGCGAAGTAGTTGTCAACTTCGCCAGCAACCAGTCCGTGCGCATCAGCAGCCGACAGATACTGGAGCCGAGGAAAGGACACGTTATCAGCATCGAGTGGACAGCACCAGTGTCAGGACGTCTTGTGGACTGTCTGAACTTAG gatCCATTCCTTGGTACGGAGGCCCGCAGCAAAAGCGTCAGTTATGGCCCATTGATCAACTCGTCCTCCCGGAGTACTCTTACGTCACCAAGGAAGCCGACAACTGTGGTATCGCTGAGCCCTACTGGCTGGGTTCCCAAGGAATCTACTTGTTCCTTGACAAGAAAGTCCCCTTATTCGTCGACCAGAATGTGATACAACAGAACACCACATGCTTCGTTGCCGAGGTCAAAGCGCCCTATTCAACCAAGAGGAATCGTTTAGAAATGTCCTACGTCATAGGGATTTTCGACAACGTCAGAGAGGCTCATGAACACGCCGTTGCCACCGTTCTGGGCAAACCCACCGGGTATCCCGACGAAAAAATGCTCAAATCTCCCATTTGGTCCACATGGGCCCGCTACAAATCTGCAGTAAACCATGACGTGGTATTAGCATTCGCTGATGAAATCAACAGATACAATTTCACGAACAGTCAATTCGAAATTGACGATCTTTGGGAGATTTGCTATGGTTCGTTGACGGTAGATGTTGCTCGCTTTCCGAATATGTCGAATACCGTTAGCGCTTTGAAAGCGAAAGGGTTTAGAGTGACTATTTGGATGCATCCTTTCATGAATAAGAATTGTGAGCCTTGGTACACAGATGCTTTAAATGACGG CTACCTGGTCGTTTCGGAAGACGGTTCAGAGGAGACAAGCTGGTGGAATGACAACGGCACCACAGCAGCctacgtggactacaccaagCCCGAAGCTCGCAAGTGGTACAGCGACAGAGTGCAGATGCTGCATGATCAATATGGCATCGATAGCTTCAAGTTCGATGGCGGAGAATCCAGCTGGTCTCCTCAg ATCCCTGTACTGCAAAGTGACATCGACGGACAGCCCTCGGCTATAACAACAGAATACGTAAAGAGCGTCGCGCAGTTCGGTTCCATGGTCGAAGTACGCTCTGGATAcag AACGCAAAACCTCCCAATCTTCGTGCGTATGATCGACAAGGATTCATACTTCACGTTCGAGAACGGCCTCCCGACCCTCATCACGACCCTCCTGCAGATGAATCTTAACGGATACACACTGGTCTTGCCGGACATGATCGGTGGTAACGGATACAACAACACAACACCTTCGAAGGAGCTGTTCATCCGGTGGCTGCAAGCTAACGTGTTTATGCCGAGCATGCAGTTCTCTTATGTGCCTTGGGATTACGATAATGAG ACGGTGCTGATCAGTCGAGAGTTAGTGGCGCTCCATGAACGCTACACGCCAGACATCATCAAGGCATGCCAACGCTCCGTGGCAGAGGGCGCGCCAGTCAACGCGCCAGTGTGGTGGATAGCGCCCAACGACACCACTGCGCACGCTATATGGGATG AATTCCTTCTGGGCGAGGACATTTTAGCAGCACCTGTAGTCACCCAGGGCGCGACAACACGTGACATCTACATTCCTATCGGCAGATGGTTGGAACAAGGGAACACCTCTTCAGTCCACGAAGGACCTATTTGGATCAGAAACTACCCAGCTCCTCTAAACGTGCTACCTTACTTCATCCGAGATCATAGGGTTATTGTGAATTCCGCAAGTACTTCTTGCGTTGCTATTCTCCTGGTACTTTTAGGGttggtaattaatatttatttctattaa
- the Tbca gene encoding tubulin-specific chaperone A, which yields MADPRIRQIKIKTGVVKRIAKEKVVYEKEAEQQKARIQKIKDEGQDEHNIRKQEEVLQESLMMVPDCQRRLAKAFADLKNILNTEQDLKENEDYKAAEQVLKDAEPQLPESS from the exons ATGGCAGATCCCCGCATCAGGCAAATAAAGATCAAAACTGGCGTAGTTAAACGCATTGCCAAGGAGAAAGTTGTTTACGAGAAGGAGGCTGAACAGCAAAAGGCTAGGATACAAAAGATAAAAGACGAAGGGCAAGACGAGCATAACATAAGAAAGCAGGAGGAGGTCCTTCAGGAGTCGCTTATGATGGTACCAGACTGCCAGCGGCG gttagCGAAGGCATTTGCAGATCTCAAGAACATATTAAATACAGAACAAGACCTCAAAGAGAACGAGGACTACAAAGCGGCCGAGCAAGTATTAAAAGACGCTGAGCCTCAATTGCCCGAATCATCATAA
- the LOC117989839 gene encoding myogenesis-regulating glycosidase-like isoform X1: MLRTVGEYVFASLAACALAVSLNVVSQSDLTVHLQDHTNGGLDVIVQRKNSSNTLMWIGRNAGAATAASSGNGEVVVNFASNQSVRISSRQILEPRKGHVISIEWTAPVSGRLVDCLNLGSIPWYGGPQQKRQLWPIDQLVLPEYSYVTKEADNCGIAEPYWLGSQGIYLFLDKKVPLFVDQNVIQQNTTCFVAEVKAPYSTKRNRLEMSYVIGIFDNVREAHEHAVATVLGKPTGYPDEKMLKSPIWSTWARYKSAVNHDVVLAFADEINRYNFTNSQFEIDDLWEICYGSLTVDVARFPNMSNTVSALKAKGFRVTIWMHPFMNKNCEPWYTDALNDGYLVVSEDGSEETSWWNDNGTTAAYVDYTKPEARKWYSDRVQMLHDQYGIDSFKFDGGESSWSPQIPVLQSDIDGQPSAITTEYVKSVAQFGSMVEVRSGYRTQNLPIFVRMIDKDSYFTFENGLPTLITTLLQMNLNGYTLVLPDMIGGNGYNNTTPSKELFIRWLQANVFMPSMQFSYVPWDYDNETVLISRELVALHERYTPDIIKACQRSVAEGAPVNAPVWWIAPNDTTAHAIWDEFLLGEDILAAPVVTQGATTRDIYIPIGRWLEQGNTSSVHEGPIWIRNYPAPLNVLPYFIRDHRVIVNSASTSCVAILLVLLGLVINIYFY; the protein is encoded by the exons ATGTTGCGCACAGTTGGTGAGTATG TGTTTGCGTCGCTCGCCGCGTGCGCGCTGGCCGTCAGCTTGAACGTGGTCAGCCAATCCGACCTCACCGTGCACCTGCAGGACCATACCAACGGAGGGCTTGACGTCATAGTGCAGAGAA AAAATTCATCAAACACTCTCATGTGGATAGGCCGTAACGCCGGCGCGGCCACCGCGGCTAGCTCAGGCAACGGCGAAGTAGTTGTCAACTTCGCCAGCAACCAGTCCGTGCGCATCAGCAGCCGACAGATACTGGAGCCGAGGAAAGGACACGTTATCAGCATCGAGTGGACAGCACCAGTGTCAGGACGTCTTGTGGACTGTCTGAACTTAG gatCCATTCCTTGGTACGGAGGCCCGCAGCAAAAGCGTCAGTTATGGCCCATTGATCAACTCGTCCTCCCGGAGTACTCTTACGTCACCAAGGAAGCCGACAACTGTGGTATCGCTGAGCCCTACTGGCTGGGTTCCCAAGGAATCTACTTGTTCCTTGACAAGAAAGTCCCCTTATTCGTCGACCAGAATGTGATACAACAGAACACCACATGCTTCGTTGCCGAGGTCAAAGCGCCCTATTCAACCAAGAGGAATCGTTTAGAAATGTCCTACGTCATAGGGATTTTCGACAACGTCAGAGAGGCTCATGAACACGCCGTTGCCACCGTTCTGGGCAAACCCACCGGGTATCCCGACGAAAAAATGCTCAAATCTCCCATTTGGTCCACATGGGCCCGCTACAAATCTGCAGTAAACCATGACGTGGTATTAGCATTCGCTGATGAAATCAACAGATACAATTTCACGAACAGTCAATTCGAAATTGACGATCTTTGGGAGATTTGCTATGGTTCGTTGACGGTAGATGTTGCTCGCTTTCCGAATATGTCGAATACCGTTAGCGCTTTGAAAGCGAAAGGGTTTAGAGTGACTATTTGGATGCATCCTTTCATGAATAAGAATTGTGAGCCTTGGTACACAGATGCTTTAAATGACGG CTACCTGGTCGTTTCGGAAGACGGTTCAGAGGAGACAAGCTGGTGGAATGACAACGGCACCACAGCAGCctacgtggactacaccaagCCCGAAGCTCGCAAGTGGTACAGCGACAGAGTGCAGATGCTGCATGATCAATATGGCATCGATAGCTTCAAGTTCGATGGCGGAGAATCCAGCTGGTCTCCTCAg ATCCCTGTACTGCAAAGTGACATCGACGGACAGCCCTCGGCTATAACAACAGAATACGTAAAGAGCGTCGCGCAGTTCGGTTCCATGGTCGAAGTACGCTCTGGATAcag AACGCAAAACCTCCCAATCTTCGTGCGTATGATCGACAAGGATTCATACTTCACGTTCGAGAACGGCCTCCCGACCCTCATCACGACCCTCCTGCAGATGAATCTTAACGGATACACACTGGTCTTGCCGGACATGATCGGTGGTAACGGATACAACAACACAACACCTTCGAAGGAGCTGTTCATCCGGTGGCTGCAAGCTAACGTGTTTATGCCGAGCATGCAGTTCTCTTATGTGCCTTGGGATTACGATAATGAG ACGGTGCTGATCAGTCGAGAGTTAGTGGCGCTCCATGAACGCTACACGCCAGACATCATCAAGGCATGCCAACGCTCCGTGGCAGAGGGCGCGCCAGTCAACGCGCCAGTGTGGTGGATAGCGCCCAACGACACCACTGCGCACGCTATATGGGATG AATTCCTTCTGGGCGAGGACATTTTAGCAGCACCTGTAGTCACCCAGGGCGCGACAACACGTGACATCTACATTCCTATCGGCAGATGGTTGGAACAAGGGAACACCTCTTCAGTCCACGAAGGACCTATTTGGATCAGAAACTACCCAGCTCCTCTAAACGTGCTACCTTACTTCATCCGAGATCATAGGGTTATTGTGAATTCCGCAAGTACTTCTTGCGTTGCTATTCTCCTGGTACTTTTAGGGttggtaattaatatttatttctattaa
- the LOC117989897 gene encoding myogenesis-regulating glycosidase-like, protein MKLFLLLAGVTVALAIPRLPTTRDFFVEDHGDDGWTFVVLTEGERINLGKLGRKVDKNDDGVFFEMTEERDAASGGYHVTITWDGPSDRVFEDCFDFGDRQWYGGPEQKEQYWPIQQSKIEKYSIISKEADNSAVSERYWVNSKGWYIYIAPEAPLFVDHHNILDNHICFVAEVAAPYSSKRLHNVLKYDLWFFDDPKQAHQHAVDTYLGKPSGIPDYRMIQYPVWSTWARYSREIDQDSLWAFANEIRDSGFPNAQFEIDDLWEICYGSLTVDERKLPDLKQLVQDIKGLGFRVSIWVHPFINKDCEPWYSDALIKGYLVLNEDGSPDTSWWNNNGSVPAYIDFTNPEAADWYSKKIQYILNTYDIDSIKFDAGESSWSPQIPVQNGDIDLHPGHIVQSYVRTVAQFGPMIEIRSGMRTQDLPVFIRMVDKDTYWGYNNGLKTLVTTLLAMNLNGYTLVLPDMIGGNGYNDKPSKELFVRWLQANVFMPTLQYSFVPWDHDEEAVEICRRYTQLHADFADEIVAAMQASVEKGTPVNPPIWWLDPTDQDALAVGDEFLLGERILAAPVLEEGAVSRDIYLPAGQWRDGVTGELVSGPTWLMDYPAPLDTLPYFTLED, encoded by the exons ATGAAGTTGTTCCTACTTCTGgctg GTGTGACAGTGGCGCTGGCGATACCCAGGTTGCCCACCACTCGCGACTTCTTCGTAGAAGACCATGGTGACGATGGCTGGACCTTTGTTGTTCTAACAG AAGGTGAACGCATTAACCTCGGAAAGCTCGGGAGGAAGGTGGACAAGAACGATGATGGAGTGTTCTTCGAGATGACGGAAGAGCGTGATGCTGCGAGCGGCGGCTATCACGTCACTATCACGTGGGACGGGCCTAGTGATAGGGTATTTGAGGACTGCTTCGACTTTG GTGACAGACAATGGTATGGTGGCCCAGAACAAAAAGAACAATACTGGCCGATCCAGCAATCAAAGATCGAAAAATACTCAATCATTTCAAAGGAAGCCGACAACTCTGCCGTTTCCGAGAGATACTGGGTCAACTCCAAGGGCTGGTATATCTACATCGCACCAGAGGCGCCTTTGTTTGTAGACCACCACAATATCTTGGATAACCATATTTGCTTCGTAGCTGAAGTAGCCGCGCCTTACTCATCTAAACGCCTCCACAATGTTCTGAAATACGACCTTTGGTTCTTCGATGATCCCAAGCAAGCACATCAACATGCTGTAGACACTTACTTGGGCAAACCTTCTGGGATTCCCGACTACAGAATGATTCAATACCCAGTATGGTCCACCTGGGCAAGATACTCTAGAGAAATCGACCAAGACAGCCTTTGGGCTTTTGCCAATGAAATCAGAGATTCCGGATTCCCCAACGCTCAATTCGAGATCGACGATTTGTGGGAGATTTGCTACGGATCTCTAACTGTAGATGAGAGGAAACTGCCAGATTTGAAGCAACTTGTTCAGGATATCAAGGGTCTCGGATTCAGAGTTTCGATTTGGGTGCATCCGTTTATTAATAAGGACTGTGAGCCGTGGTACTCTGATGCCTTGATCAAAGG TTATTTGGTCCTCAATGAAGACGGCAGCCCAGACACGTCCTGGTGGAACAACAACGGCTCAGTGCCCGCATACATCGACTTCACCAACCCAGAGGCAGCTGACTGGTACAGCAAGAAAATCCAATACATCCTGAACACCTACGATATTGACAGCATTAAGTTCGACGCTGGGGAGTCTAGCTGGTCTCCTCAG ATTCCAGTCCAAAATGGTGACATCGATTTACACCCTGGTCACATCGTGCAGTCATACGTGAGGACGGTAGCTCAGTTCGGACCTATGATTGAAATCAGATCAGGAATGAG GACCCAAGACCTGCCAGTATTCATTCGTATGGTAGACAAGGACACCTACTGGGGCTACAACAACGGGCTCAAGACCCTCGTGACCACTCTCCTGGCGATGAACCTGAACGGTTACACGCTGGTACTGCCGGACATGATCGGTGGTAACGGGTATAACGACAAGCCGTCCAAGGAACTGTTCGTGAGGTGGTTGCAAGCTAACGTGTTCATGCCTACGCTGCAGTACTCCTTTGTACCTTGGGACCATGATGAGGAG GCAGTAGAGATCTGTCGTCGCTACACGCAGTTGCACGCAGACTTCGCGGACGAGATCGTGGCGGCCATGCAGGCCTCAGTCGAGAAGGGAACCCCGGTTAACCCGCCCATCTGGTGGCTCGACCCCACCGACCAGGACGCCCTGGCTGTTGGAGATG AGTTCCTTCTCGGCGAGCGTATCTTAGCTGCACCAGTGCTGGAAGAAGGCGCAGTGTCCCGTGACATATACCTTCCTGCAGGCCAGTGGCGGGACGGCGTGACGGGCGAGCTGGTCTCTGGCCCGACGTGGCTGATGGACTACCCCGCGCCGCTCGACACGCTGCCTTACTTCACTCTTGAAGATTAG
- the LOC117989898 gene encoding programmed cell death protein 7-like — MSYTPSFYKGSNFTFQNNKQNFQNNPAPFPLPPPPPTPVTPNPAHLPLPPPPPPPITPNPAHSLLPPPLVTCNPAHSPLPPPPPPPVTPFSFTPELTDQEYVKKLEIRIPYKVKPKVNFSHVSQLHKTLYELVLSLNDLKAQEGKLSSNIDTSSEEEWTEALKSIKANKNVIQHMISKLSSSYLDMSRKLIAKRTAKRLRLKRLKEERKREKKERIKELEERSRKIDENLQKIKDDIQKAKQQEEAKIQADILLKEVIRKKHDAKKSIAKLDALVKLRRARQNTARGRGQDVSEAETIAFQNSIDQIKKLWQHKLSNYEEEERESRAQLEQSNKLSDSSTFKELEVKGNLVKWRRVLFGADVNPQVDFHGDLARFIHVRSQWDSYIDDSMGSSPLPIGWVVPNPVT; from the exons atgTCGTATACACCAAGCTTTTATAAAGGAAGCAATTTTACATTCCAAAATAACaagcaaaattttcaaaataatcctGCACCTTTTCCTTTACCCCCACCCCCTCCAACTCCAGTAACCCCTAATCCTGCACATTTACCTCTACCCCCACCTCCTCCACCTCCAATAACCCCTAATCCTGCACATTCACTTCTACCTCCACCTCTAGTAACCTGTAATCCTGCACATTCCCCTCTACCCCCACCCCCTCCACCTCCGGTAACACCATTTTCATTTACTCCAGAATTAACAGATCAAGAATATGTTAAAAAACTCGAAATCCGCATACCCTACAAAGTTAAGCCAAAGGTTAATTTTTCTCATGTTTCTCAACTCCACAAAACTTTGTATGAATTAGTTCTTTCACTGAACGATTTAAAAGCACAAGAGGGAAAGTTATCTTCAAACATTGATACGTCGTCAGAAGAAGAATGGACGGAAGCTCTGAAAAGTATAAAAGCAAACAAAAATGTTATACAACATATGATATCAAAATTGAGCAGTTCATACCTAGATATGAGCAGGAAACTAATTGCCAAAAGAACAGCTAAGAGGTTACGTTTGAAAAGGCTTAAAGAAGAGAGGAAAAGAGAGAAGAAGGAAAGAATAAAGGAATTAGAAGAGAGATCGCGCAAGATTGATGAGAATTTGCAGAAGATAAAAGATGATATTCAGAAGGCTAAACAG CAAGAAGAAGCCAAAATCCAAGCAGATATTCTTCTAAAAGAAGTGATAAGAAAGAAACATGATGCTAAAAAGAGCATAGCAAAGTTGGACGCTCTTGTGAAGTTGAGGAGAGCGAGACAGAACACCGCTAGAGGGAGAGGGCAAGACGTTTCTGAAGCTGAGACTATTGCTTTTCAAAATAGTATTG ATCAAATCAAAAAGTTATGGCAACACAAGCTGTCAAATTATGAGGAGGAAGAACGGGAATCAAGAGCTCAGTTGGAACAGAGCAACAAACTGAGTGACTCCTCCACGTTCAAGGAGTTAGAGGTCAAAGGGAACTTGGTGAAATGGCGGCGGGTGCTGTTTGGTGCAGATGTGAACCCTCAAGTTGATTTCCATGGGGATTTGGCGAGATTTATTCATGTTAG ATCGCAATGGGATAGCTATATAGATGATAGCATGGGGTCGTCCCCCCTCCCTATAGGGTGGGTGGTCCCCAACCCGGTtacttag
- the LOC117990280 gene encoding myogenesis-regulating glycosidase-like produces the protein MAALRVLGILVLTGRALAAELPLRAADIELTLEPQITGGFHLVLTKDEERIVYGHIGRTLYSVYSSEDIEGGVLIHIGSANLTVRTVRDDAADARGIKIKWDSNEPLRFEDCFDFGSKHWYAGPMQVDQIYPIEGAHQNYSAYVSKESDNGAIVERYWLNSAGEYIYVNPQVPLFVDYHLIQPNHICFGAQLAAPYSSMRNHTELSYDFWFLPDVKKAHQHAVTHYLGKPSGLPDFRMVQHPIWSTWAQYSQNITGEKVIEYAEQIVAYGFNNSQLEIDDLWETCYGTLEVDTNKFPNMTHLVEEVKALGFRVTIWVHPFINSNCDSVYTEALNNGYLVLDEAGTAAANWWNPNGSIPGLVDFTKPAAAEWWYKRVKNLIDTHGIDSIKFDAGESSFSPQIPVQQGDIDFHPHNIVDAYVRTCARFGDMIEVRAGFRTQDLPVFVRMVDRDSIWGLNNGLPTIVTTTIQMNLNGYTLVLPDMIGGNGFNLNHEQADLPSKELFIRWVQANTFLPAMQFSFAPWNFDNETVEISKKFTDLHAEYAEVIYAAMQASVDNGSPVNSPLWWLDPTDEVALTIWDEYLLGDSILVAPIFSEGITVRDVYLPVGTWLDQGDPEKIHAGPAWVRNYPAPIGVLPFFVREQDSVPDAASAPCATVLLIALGLALVFSEF, from the exons ATGGCGGCCCTACGAGTGTTAG GTATCCTGGTGCTGACAGGCCGCGCTCTAGCAGCCGAACTGCCGCTACGAGCTGCAGATATCGAGCTTACATTAGAACCTCAAATCACCGGCGGGTTCCACCTCGTCCTGACCAAAG ATGAAGAAAGAATAGTATACGGTCACATAGGCCGCACCCTCTATTCAGTTTACTCTTCAGAGGACATAGAGGGAGGAGTGCTCATCCACATAGGTTCAGCGAATCTCACCGTGCGTACCGTGCGAGATGATGCGGCAGACGCCAGAGGAATCAAAATCAAATGGGACTCTAACGAACCATTGCGATTCGAAGATTGCTTCGACTTTg GTTCTAAACACTGGTATGCCGGACCGATGCAGGTAGATCAAATATATCCCATAGAAGGTGCACACCAAAACTACAGCGCCTACGTGTCCAAAGAATCCGACAACGGGGCGATAGTCGAAAGATACTGGCTCAACTCTGCTGGCGAATACATTTATGTGAACCCACAAGTTCCATTATTTGTAGACTACCATTTGATCCAACCTAACCATATCTGCTTTGGAGCTCAACTTGCAGCCCCGTATTCATCAATGAGAAATCATACAGAGCTGTCTTACGATTTCTGGTTCTTGCCAGATGTCAAAAAGGCTCATCAGCATGCTGTTACCCACTATTTAGGCAAACCTTCGGGGTTGCCAGATTTTAGAATGGTTCAGCATCCTATCTGGTCAACATGGGCGCAATACTCCCAAAACATAACTGGAGAAAAGGTCATCGAATACGCAGAACAAATTGTGGCATATGGATTTAATAATTCGCAGTTGGAAATCGATGATCTATGGGAAACTTGCTACGGGACTTTGGAAGTGGATACGAATAAATTCCCGAATATGACACATTTGGTTGAGGAGGTTAAGGCCCTAGGCTTCCGGGTGACGATTTGGGTTCATCCATTTATTAACAGCAACTGTGATTCGGTTTATACGGAAGCTCTAAACAATGG gtatcTAGTCCTAGACGAGGCTGGCACAGCAGCTGCAAACTGGTGGAATCCGAACGGCTCTATTCCTGGTCTGGTGGACTTCACCAAGCCAGCCGCCGCCGAGTGGTGGTACAAACGTGTGAAGAATCTCATAGACACTCACGGCATTGATAGCATTAAGTTTGATGCTGGAGAGAGCAGTTTTTCCCCGCAG ATTCCTGTGCAACAAGGTGACATCGACTTCCATCCTCACAACATCGTAGATGCGTACGTGAGAACCTGCGCTCGATTTGGAGATATGATAGAAGTGCGAGCTGGATTCAG GACCCAAGACCTCCCAGTCTTCGTCCGGATGGTGGACAGAGACTCCATCTGGGGGTTGAACAACGGACTCCCCACCATCGTTACCACAACTATCCAGATGAATCTCAACGGTTATACCCTGGTCCTCCCAGACATGATCGGAGGCAACGGGTTCAACCTCAACCACGAACAAGCGGACCTGCCCAGCAAGGAGCTGTTCATACGCTGGGTGCAAGCTAACACGTTTCTACCAGCCATGCAGTTTTCTTTTGCACCGTGGAATTTTGACAATgag ACAGTGGAGATAAGCAAGAAGTTCACAGACCTGCACGCAGAATACGCAGAAGTGATATACGCAGCGATGCAGGCCTCTGTCGACAATGGCTCGCCTGTCAACTCACCGTTATGGTGGCTCGATCCCACCGACGAGGTAGCGCTCACCATATGGGACG AATATCTCCTGGGTGACAGCATCTTAGTAGCACCAATCTTCAGCGAAGGCATCACAGTCCGAGACGTGTACCTCCCCGTCGGTACATGGCTCGACCAGGGCGACCCAGAGAAGATCCACGCGGGCCCGGCGTGGGTCAGGAACTACCCCGCGCCTATAGGCGTGCTGCCGTTCTTCGTGAGGGAGCAGGACTCTGTGCCAGATGCCGCGAGTGCTCCCTGTGCAACTGTGTTGTTGATAGCTCTAGGGTTAGCTCTAGTTTTCAGTGAATTCTGA